The following are encoded together in the Pectobacterium punjabense genome:
- the otnI gene encoding 2-oxo-tetronate isomerase, translated as MPKFAANLSMLFTDVPFLDRFKAAADAGFTSVEYLFPYEYPAPLLAEKLRENGLKQVLFNTAPGNIAAGEWGVSALPDRIENARRDIDNALEYALALNCPSVLVMGGVVPPGEDRAAYQQTFIDNLRYAADKFAPHGINIMIEALSAKVKPNYLFASQYQALELANLIDRPNVYIQLDFFHAQIVDGNLTQIIHDLDGRIGHIQIASVPARHEPDEGEINYPFIFAELDRVKYSGWVGCEYNPRGKTEDGLGWAKTWLEKKH; from the coding sequence ATGCCTAAGTTTGCTGCCAATCTTTCTATGCTGTTTACCGATGTGCCGTTTCTCGACCGTTTTAAAGCCGCTGCCGATGCGGGTTTCACCTCGGTTGAGTATCTGTTTCCTTATGAGTATCCGGCACCGCTGCTGGCGGAAAAGCTACGGGAAAATGGCCTGAAGCAGGTGTTATTCAATACCGCGCCCGGCAATATTGCAGCGGGCGAATGGGGCGTATCTGCTCTGCCCGACCGCATTGAAAATGCCCGCCGGGATATCGATAACGCGCTGGAATATGCGCTGGCGCTCAACTGCCCTTCTGTGCTGGTGATGGGGGGCGTCGTGCCGCCCGGTGAAGACCGCGCGGCCTATCAGCAAACCTTTATCGATAACCTGCGCTACGCGGCCGATAAATTTGCACCACACGGCATCAATATCATGATTGAAGCGCTGAGTGCGAAGGTGAAACCGAATTACCTGTTCGCCAGTCAGTATCAGGCGCTGGAATTAGCCAATCTGATCGATCGCCCAAACGTTTATATCCAGCTAGATTTCTTCCACGCGCAGATTGTCGATGGCAACCTGACGCAAATTATTCACGATTTGGATGGCCGCATCGGACATATTCAAATTGCTTCAGTTCCTGCGAGACATGAACCCGATGAAGGAGAGATTAATTATCCATTCATCTTTGCCGAACTGGATCGCGTGAAGTATTCCGGCTGGGTTGGCTGTGAATATAACCCACGAGGTAAAACGGAAGACGGATTAGGATGGGCTAAAACTTGGCTGGAGAAAAAACACTAA
- the otnC gene encoding 3-oxo-tetronate 4-phosphate decarboxylase — protein sequence MSEKHHSNEAALNSEQRARADMVKLGASFFQRGYATGSAGNLSLLLDDGTLLATPTGSCLGELDAERLSKVSLSGEWLSGDKPSKEVSFHLSIYRNDPECKAIVHLHSTYLTALSCLEGLDTQDAIKPFTPYVVMRVGKVPVVPYYRPGDARLGEDLAKLASRYKAFLLANHGPVVTGKDLRAAADNMEELEETAKLIFILGDRKIRYLTADDIAELS from the coding sequence ATGAGTGAAAAACACCACAGCAATGAGGCAGCGCTGAACAGCGAACAGCGTGCACGCGCGGACATGGTCAAACTGGGCGCGTCCTTTTTCCAACGCGGCTATGCCACCGGTTCGGCGGGCAATCTCTCGCTGTTACTGGATGACGGCACGCTGCTGGCAACGCCGACCGGCTCCTGCCTCGGTGAACTGGATGCCGAGCGGCTGTCCAAAGTCAGCCTGAGCGGTGAGTGGCTCTCCGGCGATAAGCCGTCGAAAGAGGTTAGCTTTCACCTGTCGATTTACCGTAACGATCCCGAATGCAAAGCAATCGTTCACCTGCACAGCACCTACCTGACGGCGCTCTCGTGTCTGGAAGGGCTGGATACGCAGGATGCCATAAAGCCGTTCACACCTTATGTGGTGATGCGCGTCGGTAAAGTGCCCGTCGTGCCTTATTATCGCCCCGGCGATGCCCGGCTTGGTGAAGATCTGGCGAAGCTGGCCTCGCGCTACAAGGCATTCTTATTGGCTAACCACGGCCCAGTCGTCACTGGCAAGGATCTGCGTGCGGCGGCGGACAACATGGAAGAGCTGGAAGAAACCGCCAAGCTGATTTTTATTCTCGGCGATCGAAAAATTCGCTACCTCACCGCTGACGATATTGCCGAGCTCTCTTGA
- the otnK gene encoding 3-oxo-tetronate kinase — MIKLGVIADDFTGATDIASFLVNNGLPTVQLNGVPPSDFKVDTQAVVISLKSRSCPAEQAVADSLKALAWLQQQGCQQFYFKYCSTFDSTAKGNIGPVTDALLAQLGETQTIISPALPVNGRTVYQGHLFVMDQLLSESGMRHHPVTPMTDSNLMRVMEQQAAGRCGLVPYAVMDQGAEAVKQRLTQLKEQGIRYVVLDTLNEQHLLTQGEALRDMKLVTGGSGLAIGLARQLAEPAAQTGSATEAGKPQSGAGVVLSGSCSVMTNKQVAHYLKQAAGRAIDVARCLASDDAQHAYVQELADWVKAHRDDALAPLLYATSSSDELAQIQQRWGAEASSQAVEKLFAAVARQLQQHGFQRFIIAGGETSSIVVQTLGIHAFHIGPSISPGVPWVRSTNHPLSLALKSGNFGDEDFFARAQKEFAA, encoded by the coding sequence ATGATCAAGCTAGGTGTGATTGCCGACGATTTTACCGGTGCCACGGATATCGCCAGCTTTCTGGTGAACAACGGGCTGCCGACCGTGCAGCTCAACGGCGTACCGCCGTCCGATTTTAAGGTCGACACGCAGGCCGTGGTCATTAGCCTGAAATCGCGTTCCTGCCCGGCGGAACAGGCTGTGGCGGATTCACTCAAGGCGCTGGCGTGGCTGCAACAGCAGGGCTGCCAGCAGTTCTACTTTAAATATTGCTCCACCTTCGATAGCACCGCGAAAGGCAACATCGGTCCAGTGACCGATGCACTATTAGCGCAGCTTGGCGAAACGCAAACCATCATTTCTCCGGCGCTGCCGGTGAACGGCAGAACCGTCTATCAGGGCCATTTATTCGTGATGGATCAGCTGTTGTCCGAGTCTGGAATGCGCCACCATCCGGTCACGCCAATGACAGATAGCAACCTGATGCGCGTCATGGAACAGCAGGCAGCCGGACGCTGCGGGCTGGTGCCTTATGCGGTGATGGATCAGGGTGCAGAGGCTGTTAAGCAGCGGCTGACGCAGTTGAAAGAACAAGGCATACGCTATGTGGTGCTGGATACGCTGAACGAACAGCACCTGTTAACACAGGGCGAGGCGCTGCGCGATATGAAGCTGGTCACCGGTGGTTCCGGTCTGGCGATTGGCCTGGCACGTCAATTGGCAGAGCCCGCGGCACAGACTGGTTCCGCCACCGAGGCGGGCAAGCCACAATCCGGTGCAGGCGTTGTGCTATCCGGTTCCTGTTCGGTGATGACCAACAAGCAGGTCGCTCACTACCTGAAACAGGCGGCAGGTCGTGCGATTGACGTCGCTCGCTGCTTAGCAAGCGATGATGCTCAGCACGCCTACGTGCAGGAACTGGCCGACTGGGTGAAAGCGCATCGTGACGACGCGCTCGCGCCGCTGCTGTACGCCACCTCGTCATCCGATGAACTGGCGCAGATTCAGCAGCGCTGGGGGGCGGAAGCCAGCAGTCAGGCAGTAGAGAAACTGTTTGCCGCTGTCGCCCGCCAGCTTCAGCAACACGGCTTCCAGCGCTTCATCATCGCGGGCGGGGAAACCTCCAGCATTGTGGTGCAAACCTTGGGCATCCATGCGTTCCATATCGGGCCGTCTATTTCCCCCGGCGTACCGTGGGTACGTTCCACCAATCATCCGCTGTCGCTGGCGTTGAAATCTGGCAATTTCGGTGATGAAGACTTTTTTGCCCGCGCCCAAAAGGAGTTTGCCGCATGA
- the ltnD gene encoding L-threonate dehydrogenase, with protein sequence MKKTSDYAVAVIGLGSMGFGAAASCINAGLTTYGVDINPQALERLRQAGAAQADTRIDAFADKLDAVVLLVVNAAQVNGILFGEPQVAAKLKPGTVVMVSSTISAQDAKNIEQRLAEHQLIMLDAPVSGGAVKAAAGDMTVMASGSDLAFEKLKPVLDAVAGKVYRIGEEIGLGATVKIIHQLLAGVHIAAGAEAMALAARADIPLDIMYDVVTNAAGNSWMFENRMRHVVDGDYTPKSAVDIFVKDLGLVTDTAKSLHFPLPLASTAFNMFTAASNAGFGKEDDSAVIKIFNGITLPEKKEAP encoded by the coding sequence ATGAAAAAGACTTCTGATTATGCTGTCGCCGTTATCGGTCTGGGTTCCATGGGCTTTGGCGCTGCGGCGTCCTGCATCAACGCTGGCCTGACGACATACGGTGTCGATATCAATCCGCAAGCACTGGAACGCTTACGTCAGGCGGGTGCGGCGCAGGCTGACACGCGTATTGATGCCTTCGCTGACAAGCTGGATGCGGTCGTGCTGCTGGTGGTGAACGCCGCGCAGGTGAATGGGATTCTGTTCGGTGAGCCGCAGGTCGCAGCGAAACTCAAGCCCGGCACCGTGGTTATGGTGTCCTCCACGATCTCCGCGCAGGATGCCAAAAACATTGAACAGCGTCTGGCTGAGCATCAGCTCATCATGCTGGATGCACCGGTATCTGGCGGTGCAGTGAAAGCCGCCGCAGGCGATATGACAGTGATGGCATCCGGTTCCGATCTGGCTTTTGAGAAACTGAAACCCGTGCTCGATGCCGTCGCGGGCAAGGTCTATCGCATCGGTGAAGAGATCGGGTTGGGTGCGACCGTTAAAATTATCCACCAGCTGTTGGCAGGCGTACACATCGCCGCTGGCGCAGAAGCGATGGCGCTGGCCGCGCGTGCCGATATTCCGCTGGATATCATGTACGACGTGGTGACCAACGCCGCTGGGAATTCCTGGATGTTTGAGAACCGCATGCGCCACGTTGTCGATGGCGACTACACGCCAAAATCCGCCGTTGATATTTTCGTGAAAGATCTGGGGCTGGTCACCGACACCGCCAAATCGCTCCATTTCCCGCTTCCGCTGGCCTCCACCGCATTCAATATGTTTACCGCCGCCAGCAACGCCGGATTCGGCAAAGAAGACGATAGCGCGGTCATCAAGATTTTTAACGGCATTACGCTGCCGGAAAAGAAGGAGGCGCCATGA
- the ygbI gene encoding DNA-binding transcriptional repressor YgbI — translation MIPVERHQQILALIAERGAVSINELTERLGVSHMTVRRDVQKLEQDGLLLSVSGGVRSPERLAIEPSHQDKSVMFSQQKEAIGKLAAQHIPFNSCIYLDAGTTTLSLARELAERDDLLIVTNDFVIAAFLIESSQCRMIHTGGTLCRENRSCIGEAVAQALRNLFIDIAFISASSWSLRGLSTPNEDKVVVKRAAVEASSKCVLLCDTSKYGRIATHLATPLSVFDSIITDDGLPVAAKDALGKMGVEVLVAG, via the coding sequence GTGATTCCAGTAGAACGTCATCAACAGATTCTGGCGCTGATCGCCGAGCGCGGCGCGGTAAGCATTAACGAACTGACCGAGCGACTGGGCGTGTCGCACATGACGGTACGGCGCGATGTGCAAAAACTGGAGCAGGACGGCCTGCTGCTGAGCGTTTCCGGCGGCGTGCGTTCGCCTGAACGGCTGGCGATTGAGCCGTCGCATCAGGATAAATCGGTGATGTTCAGCCAGCAGAAAGAAGCAATTGGCAAACTGGCGGCACAGCATATCCCGTTCAATAGCTGCATTTATCTGGATGCAGGCACCACGACGTTATCGCTGGCGCGCGAACTTGCCGAGCGTGACGATCTGCTGATTGTCACTAACGATTTTGTGATTGCTGCTTTTCTGATTGAGTCCAGCCAGTGCCGCATGATCCACACCGGCGGCACGCTGTGTCGGGAAAACCGCTCCTGCATTGGCGAAGCGGTGGCACAGGCGCTGCGCAACCTGTTTATCGATATTGCGTTTATCTCCGCGTCTTCCTGGAGCCTGCGCGGGCTGTCCACGCCGAACGAAGACAAAGTGGTTGTGAAACGCGCGGCGGTAGAAGCTAGCAGCAAGTGCGTACTGCTGTGTGACACCTCGAAATACGGCCGCATCGCCACCCATCTCGCCACGCCGCTCAGCGTCTTCGACAGCATCATCACCGACGACGGCCTGCCCGTCGCCGCCAAAGACGCGCTGGGCAAAATGGGGGTTGAGGTGCTGGTGGCGGGGTGA
- a CDS encoding DUF1778 domain-containing protein — MRVFSHFVPILRRQRDLIDMAANLVSKSRTDFMLEAACRKAQDILLDQRLFILDNEQFDGLLAELDAPITAERHARINDLMCRQSPWE, encoded by the coding sequence CTGAGGGTTTTTTCTCATTTCGTTCCCATTTTGAGACGCCAGCGGGATTTGATCGATATGGCTGCAAACCTTGTGTCAAAATCACGTACCGACTTTATGCTTGAAGCAGCCTGCCGCAAGGCGCAGGACATCTTGTTGGATCAACGTTTGTTTATTTTGGATAACGAACAGTTTGATGGATTGTTGGCCGAGTTGGATGCGCCTATCACCGCAGAGCGTCATGCCCGCATTAACGATCTTATGTGTCGTCAATCGCCATGGGAATAA
- a CDS encoding type II toxin-antitoxin system RelE/ParE family toxin yields the protein MYKLSNLAAEDFAGIFEYTLINYGISQADNYTESLENTLILLAESPYIGQEYPEISQGVRRFDHRQHAIFYRIREEDLLIIRILHQQMEPMCHFFDI from the coding sequence ATGTATAAACTCTCTAATCTTGCAGCAGAAGATTTCGCAGGCATCTTTGAGTACACATTGATCAACTACGGCATCAGTCAGGCTGACAATTATACAGAGTCGCTAGAGAATACGCTGATTCTGCTAGCAGAATCCCCTTATATAGGCCAAGAGTACCCTGAAATTAGCCAAGGTGTGCGCCGATTCGATCATAGGCAACACGCTATTTTCTACCGCATACGAGAAGAAGATCTTCTTATCATCCGAATCCTGCATCAGCAAATGGAACCTATGTGCCACTTTTTTGATATTTAA
- a CDS encoding type II toxin-antitoxin system ParD family antitoxin produces the protein MPRTTSITIGEQLDDFVSKLIDSGRYSSTSEVIRSALRLLEQQESKTEALKKAIYAGEQSGESSLTLREIAAKKKRERNV, from the coding sequence ATGCCTAGAACGACAAGTATTACGATCGGCGAACAACTGGATGACTTTGTCTCCAAATTAATAGATAGCGGTCGCTATAGTTCTACCAGTGAAGTCATCAGGTCAGCGCTTCGTCTTCTTGAACAACAAGAATCCAAAACAGAGGCTCTGAAAAAAGCGATTTATGCAGGGGAGCAAAGTGGAGAAAGTTCGTTGACGCTGCGTGAAATTGCGGCAAAAAAGAAGCGCGAACGGAATGTATAA